From one Sardina pilchardus chromosome 6, fSarPil1.1, whole genome shotgun sequence genomic stretch:
- the LOC134082525 gene encoding DENN domain-containing protein 4B-like isoform X2 translates to MTEEKCPQLVDYFVVAGLVEGSTPMDDDGGGQQKGSGGGGVGGGRSVEPVTDVVVIARGLGEDVPEGFTCIEKTLGGHPAELSAGLINNPHMFLCYRRGHDKPPIVELGVLYEGKDPSKSGWEVIDHTPYGRSASLSTGSPTTHRTFLTYRRAPDSQALNTLGVTDISLLMPSKGEVAPHTFCRVDKNLNTGMWGPALYLCYKRAVAKANALVYEAGLINRYPEEDLESFPLPDSVPMFCLPMGVTVESWPLNTKYQLPVFSTFVLTSASGDKVYGAAIQFYEAYPREALAERQRVRLGLVSVVDRRPITSRSVQVKKSVCVLSHWPFFTVFQKFLTFVYRYSISGPHVLPLEKHISSFMHNVPFPSPQRPRILVQLSPYDNLLLCQPVSSPLPLSGASFLKLLQNLGPENACTLLLAVLTEHKLLLHSLRPDVLTSVAEALVSMTFPLRWHCPYIPLCPLRLADVLCAPMPFIVGVHSSYFDLYDPPSDVVCVDLDTNTIFQLEDKKPLSWRSLPRKHGKMLLNSLTNLNKTLEKICTPGQEDATLEFLLTDYDLIYGRQKQLELEIQEAFLRFMSCLLRGYRTYLLPITQAPSDRTTDCSSLFNLQGFLKSRDRTQQKFYNQLTRTQMFTQFIEECSFVSDRHASLEFFDECVQKVDVEKPEEVHLVDLDETHSGEHTVFIMPPEEPQEADGSECQAHYSYETFPVLQPELFDRPQDQLRVPTKGSAPSSPAPRRTKQEIKLAQKKAQKYSAVPDMWSKCLLGHCYGLWFIYLPTFVRAESTKVRTLHTAYEVLKHMETRKVVLPDEVCYRILMQLCGQYGQPVLAVRVLLEMKKAGITPNTITYGYYNKAVLESKWPSTSHGGRLRWAKLRNVVMAVAQFRQPIKHRQKSDSVSSRSDVIFSKPRPHSALVRQNSWSGLSESSSHESLNSLLPKSNSLSSMRSSTDQVKLTRKALLRNSGGADDPVSARKPPAGPPEVPAGLPPSGVLVKRSQVCLSTFYKDYAETPETHPDCRCQPGERESRSTDARDSLSRKTLDENYNHVASPSRGLAGKLQQLLTPTRHRAFVRRAASVDERRPGGGSGSGSGSKAAERRQARKAQVTETFLRAKERLVNATSESSLSVGSDIDLTDTPPGLNFPLRKSWDPTPEGAGLEVLMSSCSLCRSCNSLVYDEEIMAGWTSDDSNLNSSCPFCSATFVPLLNAEICDLGPVSSSERSTLNAEDEVESAMRPPGGQEGSERPLPNGLSDDSSSETSCYSESSSSNTTSGLSVGGPPLVTVAYLSPLVLRKELESLLENEGEAVLSQPQLLDSHSIIFWNLVWYFQRLGLPSNLLQLVRSSQLAAHITQSIENPAVRVRLLWDTLTPDTDFWPPLYVLWRIHSGVRMLRNHSWRRHNHPFTLSFLEEVLRWVGMNEVHKAVTLLLDTIAKQPGNPRIQRSLYREILFLTLAAMGKDHVAAFDKKYKTAYSRLSGSLGRDELRRKRGQPPSPKAVDCRRCFLYPLEC, encoded by the exons ATGACTGAGGAGAAATGCCCTCAGCTGGTGGACTATTTTGTGGTGGCGGGCCTGGTGGAGGGCTCCACCCCCATGGACGACGATGGAGGCGGGCAGCAGaagggcagcggcggcggcggagtaGGAGGAGGCCGCTCGGTGGAGCCGGTGACGGACGTGGTGGTGATCGCGCGGGGGCTGGGCGAGGACGTGCCCGAAGGCTTCACCTGCATCGAGAAGACGCTGGGGGGGCACCCGGCCGAGCTGAGCGCCGGCCTCATCAACAACCCACACATGTTCCTCTGCTACCGCCGCGGCCACGACAAGCCCCCCATCGTGGAgctggg AGTACTGTATGAGGGCAAGGACCCCTCCAAGTCTGGCTGGGAGGTGATCGACCACACGCCGTACGGCCGCTCGGCCAGCCTGAGCACGGGGAGCCCCACCACCCACCGCACGTTCCTCACGTACCGCCGGGCGCCGGACTCGCAGGCGCTGAACACGCTGGGCGTCACCGACATCTCGTTGCTCATGCCCAGCAAAGGGGAGGTGGCGCCGCACACCTTCTGCAGAGTGGACAAGAACCTGAACACGGGCATG TGGGGTCCAGCGTTATACCTGTGCTACAAGAGAGCTGTTGCCAAAGCCAATGCTCTGGTCTACGAGGCAG gtCTAATTAACCGATACCCAGAGGAGGACCTGGAATCCTTCCCTCTGCCGGACTCGGTGCCGATGTTCTGTTTGCCCATGGGCGTGACTGTGGAGAGCTGGCCCCTCAACACCAAGTACCAGCTCCCGGTCTTCTCCACGTTCGTCCTCACCAGTGCCTCTGgagacaag GTGTACGGCGCGGCCATCCAGTTCTACGAGGCGTACCCGCGGGAGGCTCTGGCCGAGCGGCAGCGCGTGCGGCTGGGCCTGGTGAGCGTGGTGGACCGGCGGCCCATCACCAGCCGCTCGGTGCAGGTCAAGAAGAGCGTGTGCGTGCTCTCCCACTGGCCCTTCTTCACCGTCTTCCAGAAGTTTCTCACCTTCGTCTACCGCTATTCCATCTCAGGCCCACACGTGCTGCCCCTGGAGAA GCACATCTCCAGCTTCATGCACAATGtgcccttcccctccccccaacGGCCCCGCATCCTGGTGCAG CTCTCCCCGTACGACAACCTTCTACTGTGCCAACCTGTctcatctcccctccctctcag TGGTGCCAGCTTCCTGAAGCTGCTGCAGAACCTGGGCCCCGAGAACGCCTGCACGCTGCTCCTGGCCGTCCTCACCGAGCACAAGCTGCTGCTGCACTCGCTGCGCCCCGACGTGCTCACCTCCGTCGCCGAGGCCCTGGTGTCT ATGACGTTCCCTCTGCGCTGGCACTGCCCCTACATCCCGTTGTGCCCGCTGCGGCTGGCCGACGTGCTCTGTGCCCCCATGCCCTTCATCGTGGGGGTGCACTCCAGCTACTTTGACCTCTACGACCCCCCCTCtgacgtggtgtgtgtggacctggACACCAACACCATATTCCA ATTGGAAGATAAGAAGCCTCTGTCATGGAGATCACTTCCAAGGAAACATGGCAAGATGTTGCTCAACTCTCTCACCAATTTAAACAAGACCTTAGAGAAGA TCTGCACGCCGGGCCAGGAGGATGCCACACTGGAGTTCCTGCTGACGGACTACGACCTGATCTACGGGCGGCAGaagcagctggagctggagatccAGGAGGCCTTCCTGCGCTTCATGAGCTGCCTGCTCAGGGGCTACCGCACCTACCTGCTGCCCATCACCCAGGCCCCCTCCGACCGCACCACCGACTGCAGCTCACTCTTCAACCTccagg GGTTTCTGAAGTCTCGAGACCGCACACAGCAGAAGTTTTATAACCAGCTAACCAGGACCCAGATGTTCACCCAGTTCATAGAGGAGTGCTCGTTCGTCAGTGACCGCCACGCCAGTCTGGAGTTCTTCGATGAGTGTGTACAAAAG GTGGATGTGGAGAAACCGGAGGAGGTGCATCTGGTGGACCTGGATGAGACCCACAGCGGGGAGCACACCGTCTTCATCATGCCCCCGGAGGAGCCCCAGGAGGCGGACGGCTCCGAGTGCCAGGCCCATTACAG CTATGAGACTTTTCCCGTCCTGCAGCCAGAGCTGTTTGACCGGCCGCAGGACCAGCTGCGCGTCCCCACCAAGGGCAGCGCCCCCAGCAGCCCCGCGCCACGCCGCACCAAACAG GAGATCAAGCTGGCCCAGAAGAAGGCACAGAAGTACTCGGCGGTGCCGGACATGTGGTCCAAGTGCCTGCTGGGTCACTGCTACGGCCTCTGGTTCATCTACCTGCCCACCTTCGTCCGTGCGGAGAGCACCAAGGTGCGCACCCTGCACACCGCCTACGAGGTGCTCAAGCACATGGAGACGCGCAAGGTGGTGCTGCCTGACGAG GTGTGTTACCGGATCCTGATGCAGCTGTGTGGCCAGTACGGTCAGCCCGTGCTCGCGGTGCGCGTGCTCCTGGAGATGAAGAAGGCCGGCATAACGCCCAACACCATCACCTACGGCTACTACAACAAG GCTGTGTTGGAGAGCAAGTGGCCCTCCACCAGTCACGGCGGCCGGCTGCGCTGGGCAAAGCTACGCAACGTGGTAATGGCAGTGGCGCAGTTCAGACAGCCAATCAAACACCGGCAGAAGAGTGACTCCGTGAGCTCCAGATCAG ATGTCATCTTCTCTAAGCCCCGTCCCCACTCTGCTCTGGTTCGCCAGAACAGCTGGAGCGGCTTGAGTGAAAGCTCCAGCCACGAGTCATTGAACAGCCTGCTCCCCAAGAGCAACAGCCTCAGCAGCATGCGCTCCTCCACTGACC AGGTCAAGTTGACCAGGAAAGCGCTGCTGCGGAACTCCGGCGGCGCGGACGACCCCGTCTCGGCCCGCAAACCTCCTGCCGGGCCGCCAGAAGTCCCCGCAGGGCTGCCTCCGTCTGGGGTCCTCGTCAAGCGCAGCCAGGTGTGCCTGTCCACCTTCTACAAGGACTACGCCGAGACCCCCGAGACCCACCCAGACTGCAGGTGCCAgccaggggagagggagagcag gtCGACGGACGCCAGAGACAGCTTGAGCAGAAAGACGCTGGACGAGAACTACAACCACGTGGCGTCGCCGAGCCGCGGCCTGGCGGGgaagctgcagcagctgctcaCGCCCACGCGCCACCGGGCGTTCGTGCGGCGGGCGGCCAGCGTGGACGAGCGGCGGCCGGGAGGGGGCAGCGGCTCCGGATCGGGCAGCAAGGCGGCGGAGCGGAGGCAGGCCCGCAAGGCGCAAGTCACCGAGACCTTCCTCAGGGCCAAGGAGCGGCTGGTCAACGCCACCTCTgag AGTTCACTGTCCGTCGGAAGTGACATTGACCTGACCGACACACCGCCCGGTCTGAACTTTCCGCTGAGGAAATCCTGGGACCCCACGCCAGAGGGAGCCGGACTGGAG GTGTTGATGTCGAGTTGCTCTCTGTGCCGGAGCTGCAACTCGCTGGTGTACGACGAGGAGATCATGGCGGGCTGGACGTCTGACGACTCCAACCTGAACTCCAGCTGCCCGTTCTGCTCGGCCACCTTCGTCCCGCTGCTCAACGCGGAGATCTGCGACCTGGGCCCCGTCAGCAG CTCTGAGCGGAGCACCTTGAACGCTGAGGATGAGGTGGAGAGTGCCATGAGGCCCCCTGGTGGTCAAGAGGGCTCAGAGCGCCCGCTCCCCAACGGCCTGAGTGACGACTCCAGCTCCGAGACCAGCTGCTACtcggagagcagcagcagcaacaccacCAGC GGCCTGTCTGTGGGCGGACCTCCGCTGGTGACGGTGGCCTACCTGAGCCCGCTGGTGCTCCGCAAGGAGCTGGAGAGCCTGCTGGAGAACGAGGGCGAGGCCGTGCTCTCCCAGCCACAGCTGCTGGACAGCCACTCCATCATCTTCTGGAACCTGGTCTGGTACTTCCAGCGCCTGGGCCTGCCCAGCAACCTGCTGCAGCTCGTACGCTCCTCACAGCTCGCCGCACACATCACGCAG agcaTAGAGAACCCTGCGGTGCGCGTCAGGCTTCTGTGGGACACTCTGACGCCAGATACGGACTTCTGGCCTCCTCTCTACGTCCTCTGGAGAATACACA gcggTGTCCGCATGCTGCGGAACCACAGCTGGCGCCGGCACAACCACCCCTTCACCCTCAGCTTCCTGGAGGAAGTGCTACGCTGGGTCGGCATGAACGAGGTACACAAGGCGGTCACCCTCTTACTGGATACCATCGCCAAGCAACCGGGCAACCCTCGGATCCAGAG GAGTTTGTACAGGGAGATCCTGTTCCTGACCCTGGCTGCTATGGGGAAAGATCATGTCG cggcGTTCGATAAGAAGTACAAGACGGCTTACTCTCGGCTAAGCGGCTCTCTGGGCCGGGACGAGCTGCGGCGGAAGCGGGGGCAGCCGCCCAGCCCCAAGGCCGTGGACTGCCGACGCTGCTTCCTGTATCCTCTCGAGTGCTGA
- the LOC134082525 gene encoding DENN domain-containing protein 4B-like isoform X1 encodes MTEEKCPQLVDYFVVAGLVEGSTPMDDDGGGQQKGSGGGGVGGGRSVEPVTDVVVIARGLGEDVPEGFTCIEKTLGGHPAELSAGLINNPHMFLCYRRGHDKPPIVELGVLYEGKDPSKSGWEVIDHTPYGRSASLSTGSPTTHRTFLTYRRAPDSQALNTLGVTDISLLMPSKGEVAPHTFCRVDKNLNTGMWGPALYLCYKRAVAKANALVYEAGLINRYPEEDLESFPLPDSVPMFCLPMGVTVESWPLNTKYQLPVFSTFVLTSASGDKVYGAAIQFYEAYPREALAERQRVRLGLVSVVDRRPITSRSVQVKKSVCVLSHWPFFTVFQKFLTFVYRYSISGPHVLPLEKHISSFMHNVPFPSPQRPRILVQLSPYDNLLLCQPVSSPLPLSGASFLKLLQNLGPENACTLLLAVLTEHKLLLHSLRPDVLTSVAEALVSMTFPLRWHCPYIPLCPLRLADVLCAPMPFIVGVHSSYFDLYDPPSDVVCVDLDTNTIFQLEDKKPLSWRSLPRKHGKMLLNSLTNLNKTLEKICTPGQEDATLEFLLTDYDLIYGRQKQLELEIQEAFLRFMSCLLRGYRTYLLPITQAPSDRTTDCSSLFNLQGFLKSRDRTQQKFYNQLTRTQMFTQFIEECSFVSDRHASLEFFDECVQKVDVEKPEEVHLVDLDETHSGEHTVFIMPPEEPQEADGSECQAHYSYETFPVLQPELFDRPQDQLRVPTKGSAPSSPAPRRTKQEIKLAQKKAQKYSAVPDMWSKCLLGHCYGLWFIYLPTFVRAESTKVRTLHTAYEVLKHMETRKVVLPDEVCYRILMQLCGQYGQPVLAVRVLLEMKKAGITPNTITYGYYNKAVLESKWPSTSHGGRLRWAKLRNVVMAVAQFRQPIKHRQKSDSVSSRSDVIFSKPRPHSALVRQNSWSGLSESSSHESLNSLLPKSNSLSSMRSSTDPEVKLTRKALLRNSGGADDPVSARKPPAGPPEVPAGLPPSGVLVKRSQVCLSTFYKDYAETPETHPDCRCQPGERESRSTDARDSLSRKTLDENYNHVASPSRGLAGKLQQLLTPTRHRAFVRRAASVDERRPGGGSGSGSGSKAAERRQARKAQVTETFLRAKERLVNATSESSLSVGSDIDLTDTPPGLNFPLRKSWDPTPEGAGLEVLMSSCSLCRSCNSLVYDEEIMAGWTSDDSNLNSSCPFCSATFVPLLNAEICDLGPVSSSERSTLNAEDEVESAMRPPGGQEGSERPLPNGLSDDSSSETSCYSESSSSNTTSGLSVGGPPLVTVAYLSPLVLRKELESLLENEGEAVLSQPQLLDSHSIIFWNLVWYFQRLGLPSNLLQLVRSSQLAAHITQSIENPAVRVRLLWDTLTPDTDFWPPLYVLWRIHSGVRMLRNHSWRRHNHPFTLSFLEEVLRWVGMNEVHKAVTLLLDTIAKQPGNPRIQRSLYREILFLTLAAMGKDHVAAFDKKYKTAYSRLSGSLGRDELRRKRGQPPSPKAVDCRRCFLYPLEC; translated from the exons ATGACTGAGGAGAAATGCCCTCAGCTGGTGGACTATTTTGTGGTGGCGGGCCTGGTGGAGGGCTCCACCCCCATGGACGACGATGGAGGCGGGCAGCAGaagggcagcggcggcggcggagtaGGAGGAGGCCGCTCGGTGGAGCCGGTGACGGACGTGGTGGTGATCGCGCGGGGGCTGGGCGAGGACGTGCCCGAAGGCTTCACCTGCATCGAGAAGACGCTGGGGGGGCACCCGGCCGAGCTGAGCGCCGGCCTCATCAACAACCCACACATGTTCCTCTGCTACCGCCGCGGCCACGACAAGCCCCCCATCGTGGAgctggg AGTACTGTATGAGGGCAAGGACCCCTCCAAGTCTGGCTGGGAGGTGATCGACCACACGCCGTACGGCCGCTCGGCCAGCCTGAGCACGGGGAGCCCCACCACCCACCGCACGTTCCTCACGTACCGCCGGGCGCCGGACTCGCAGGCGCTGAACACGCTGGGCGTCACCGACATCTCGTTGCTCATGCCCAGCAAAGGGGAGGTGGCGCCGCACACCTTCTGCAGAGTGGACAAGAACCTGAACACGGGCATG TGGGGTCCAGCGTTATACCTGTGCTACAAGAGAGCTGTTGCCAAAGCCAATGCTCTGGTCTACGAGGCAG gtCTAATTAACCGATACCCAGAGGAGGACCTGGAATCCTTCCCTCTGCCGGACTCGGTGCCGATGTTCTGTTTGCCCATGGGCGTGACTGTGGAGAGCTGGCCCCTCAACACCAAGTACCAGCTCCCGGTCTTCTCCACGTTCGTCCTCACCAGTGCCTCTGgagacaag GTGTACGGCGCGGCCATCCAGTTCTACGAGGCGTACCCGCGGGAGGCTCTGGCCGAGCGGCAGCGCGTGCGGCTGGGCCTGGTGAGCGTGGTGGACCGGCGGCCCATCACCAGCCGCTCGGTGCAGGTCAAGAAGAGCGTGTGCGTGCTCTCCCACTGGCCCTTCTTCACCGTCTTCCAGAAGTTTCTCACCTTCGTCTACCGCTATTCCATCTCAGGCCCACACGTGCTGCCCCTGGAGAA GCACATCTCCAGCTTCATGCACAATGtgcccttcccctccccccaacGGCCCCGCATCCTGGTGCAG CTCTCCCCGTACGACAACCTTCTACTGTGCCAACCTGTctcatctcccctccctctcag TGGTGCCAGCTTCCTGAAGCTGCTGCAGAACCTGGGCCCCGAGAACGCCTGCACGCTGCTCCTGGCCGTCCTCACCGAGCACAAGCTGCTGCTGCACTCGCTGCGCCCCGACGTGCTCACCTCCGTCGCCGAGGCCCTGGTGTCT ATGACGTTCCCTCTGCGCTGGCACTGCCCCTACATCCCGTTGTGCCCGCTGCGGCTGGCCGACGTGCTCTGTGCCCCCATGCCCTTCATCGTGGGGGTGCACTCCAGCTACTTTGACCTCTACGACCCCCCCTCtgacgtggtgtgtgtggacctggACACCAACACCATATTCCA ATTGGAAGATAAGAAGCCTCTGTCATGGAGATCACTTCCAAGGAAACATGGCAAGATGTTGCTCAACTCTCTCACCAATTTAAACAAGACCTTAGAGAAGA TCTGCACGCCGGGCCAGGAGGATGCCACACTGGAGTTCCTGCTGACGGACTACGACCTGATCTACGGGCGGCAGaagcagctggagctggagatccAGGAGGCCTTCCTGCGCTTCATGAGCTGCCTGCTCAGGGGCTACCGCACCTACCTGCTGCCCATCACCCAGGCCCCCTCCGACCGCACCACCGACTGCAGCTCACTCTTCAACCTccagg GGTTTCTGAAGTCTCGAGACCGCACACAGCAGAAGTTTTATAACCAGCTAACCAGGACCCAGATGTTCACCCAGTTCATAGAGGAGTGCTCGTTCGTCAGTGACCGCCACGCCAGTCTGGAGTTCTTCGATGAGTGTGTACAAAAG GTGGATGTGGAGAAACCGGAGGAGGTGCATCTGGTGGACCTGGATGAGACCCACAGCGGGGAGCACACCGTCTTCATCATGCCCCCGGAGGAGCCCCAGGAGGCGGACGGCTCCGAGTGCCAGGCCCATTACAG CTATGAGACTTTTCCCGTCCTGCAGCCAGAGCTGTTTGACCGGCCGCAGGACCAGCTGCGCGTCCCCACCAAGGGCAGCGCCCCCAGCAGCCCCGCGCCACGCCGCACCAAACAG GAGATCAAGCTGGCCCAGAAGAAGGCACAGAAGTACTCGGCGGTGCCGGACATGTGGTCCAAGTGCCTGCTGGGTCACTGCTACGGCCTCTGGTTCATCTACCTGCCCACCTTCGTCCGTGCGGAGAGCACCAAGGTGCGCACCCTGCACACCGCCTACGAGGTGCTCAAGCACATGGAGACGCGCAAGGTGGTGCTGCCTGACGAG GTGTGTTACCGGATCCTGATGCAGCTGTGTGGCCAGTACGGTCAGCCCGTGCTCGCGGTGCGCGTGCTCCTGGAGATGAAGAAGGCCGGCATAACGCCCAACACCATCACCTACGGCTACTACAACAAG GCTGTGTTGGAGAGCAAGTGGCCCTCCACCAGTCACGGCGGCCGGCTGCGCTGGGCAAAGCTACGCAACGTGGTAATGGCAGTGGCGCAGTTCAGACAGCCAATCAAACACCGGCAGAAGAGTGACTCCGTGAGCTCCAGATCAG ATGTCATCTTCTCTAAGCCCCGTCCCCACTCTGCTCTGGTTCGCCAGAACAGCTGGAGCGGCTTGAGTGAAAGCTCCAGCCACGAGTCATTGAACAGCCTGCTCCCCAAGAGCAACAGCCTCAGCAGCATGCGCTCCTCCACTGACC CAGAGGTCAAGTTGACCAGGAAAGCGCTGCTGCGGAACTCCGGCGGCGCGGACGACCCCGTCTCGGCCCGCAAACCTCCTGCCGGGCCGCCAGAAGTCCCCGCAGGGCTGCCTCCGTCTGGGGTCCTCGTCAAGCGCAGCCAGGTGTGCCTGTCCACCTTCTACAAGGACTACGCCGAGACCCCCGAGACCCACCCAGACTGCAGGTGCCAgccaggggagagggagagcag gtCGACGGACGCCAGAGACAGCTTGAGCAGAAAGACGCTGGACGAGAACTACAACCACGTGGCGTCGCCGAGCCGCGGCCTGGCGGGgaagctgcagcagctgctcaCGCCCACGCGCCACCGGGCGTTCGTGCGGCGGGCGGCCAGCGTGGACGAGCGGCGGCCGGGAGGGGGCAGCGGCTCCGGATCGGGCAGCAAGGCGGCGGAGCGGAGGCAGGCCCGCAAGGCGCAAGTCACCGAGACCTTCCTCAGGGCCAAGGAGCGGCTGGTCAACGCCACCTCTgag AGTTCACTGTCCGTCGGAAGTGACATTGACCTGACCGACACACCGCCCGGTCTGAACTTTCCGCTGAGGAAATCCTGGGACCCCACGCCAGAGGGAGCCGGACTGGAG GTGTTGATGTCGAGTTGCTCTCTGTGCCGGAGCTGCAACTCGCTGGTGTACGACGAGGAGATCATGGCGGGCTGGACGTCTGACGACTCCAACCTGAACTCCAGCTGCCCGTTCTGCTCGGCCACCTTCGTCCCGCTGCTCAACGCGGAGATCTGCGACCTGGGCCCCGTCAGCAG CTCTGAGCGGAGCACCTTGAACGCTGAGGATGAGGTGGAGAGTGCCATGAGGCCCCCTGGTGGTCAAGAGGGCTCAGAGCGCCCGCTCCCCAACGGCCTGAGTGACGACTCCAGCTCCGAGACCAGCTGCTACtcggagagcagcagcagcaacaccacCAGC GGCCTGTCTGTGGGCGGACCTCCGCTGGTGACGGTGGCCTACCTGAGCCCGCTGGTGCTCCGCAAGGAGCTGGAGAGCCTGCTGGAGAACGAGGGCGAGGCCGTGCTCTCCCAGCCACAGCTGCTGGACAGCCACTCCATCATCTTCTGGAACCTGGTCTGGTACTTCCAGCGCCTGGGCCTGCCCAGCAACCTGCTGCAGCTCGTACGCTCCTCACAGCTCGCCGCACACATCACGCAG agcaTAGAGAACCCTGCGGTGCGCGTCAGGCTTCTGTGGGACACTCTGACGCCAGATACGGACTTCTGGCCTCCTCTCTACGTCCTCTGGAGAATACACA gcggTGTCCGCATGCTGCGGAACCACAGCTGGCGCCGGCACAACCACCCCTTCACCCTCAGCTTCCTGGAGGAAGTGCTACGCTGGGTCGGCATGAACGAGGTACACAAGGCGGTCACCCTCTTACTGGATACCATCGCCAAGCAACCGGGCAACCCTCGGATCCAGAG GAGTTTGTACAGGGAGATCCTGTTCCTGACCCTGGCTGCTATGGGGAAAGATCATGTCG cggcGTTCGATAAGAAGTACAAGACGGCTTACTCTCGGCTAAGCGGCTCTCTGGGCCGGGACGAGCTGCGGCGGAAGCGGGGGCAGCCGCCCAGCCCCAAGGCCGTGGACTGCCGACGCTGCTTCCTGTATCCTCTCGAGTGCTGA